The Synechocystis sp. PCC 7509 genome includes a window with the following:
- a CDS encoding Dyp-type peroxidase → MPLSLNSNFEPIDQNQPIYQDFLEDLQGNILNGHGRDHAVHIFLSFKPEKKPEVKTWIAKFATTKITSAKSQLNASEEYKISKTDAGLFYHFALSASGYNYLEVPKSKQPHGSKLQNRPDTVPSPTGEPAPFYADSFQKGMKSRQEVLLDPSVDTWDDGFKNPIDAVIILAADSPADLANAQLEISKELADIGAIATIETGLTLRRKFETTVNGTDIQKQFGNVVEHFGYADGVSQPAFLKKQLEGVSKKYWQNPGAPLKLVLIDDPNGTPSVSFGSFLVFRKLEQNVKGFKTAEAKLALSLGLPKELGGAMAVGRYEDGTPLVLQPGDGGWAESTNPTIPNDFNYSGDPDALKCPFHAHIRKSNPRLESVGSFAESNEVELGHRIARRGITYGGPLSTSSDLEELPTGGVGLLFMCYQSDIWEQFEFIQRLWCNNPNFLEPGKSDITSTPANPNYDKTGLDAVIGQQQGEKFDPVIGEAPRSPQNWPKEWGKPTHKPTIEPENQFGQFVTLKGGEYFFSPSITFLKTLPSLTFEEEPSEIDC, encoded by the coding sequence ACGTGACCATGCAGTTCACATTTTTCTGAGCTTTAAACCAGAAAAGAAACCCGAAGTAAAAACATGGATTGCCAAGTTTGCGACGACCAAAATTACTTCAGCAAAAAGTCAGTTAAACGCTTCCGAGGAATACAAAATCAGTAAAACTGATGCCGGATTATTTTATCACTTTGCCCTATCAGCATCGGGCTACAATTATCTGGAAGTGCCTAAAAGCAAGCAGCCTCATGGCTCTAAACTTCAAAACCGCCCCGACACAGTACCGTCTCCCACTGGAGAACCTGCACCATTTTATGCCGACAGCTTTCAAAAGGGGATGAAAAGCCGCCAGGAAGTGCTTTTAGATCCATCGGTTGACACCTGGGACGATGGATTTAAAAACCCTATTGATGCGGTGATTATTTTAGCGGCGGACAGTCCAGCAGATTTAGCTAACGCGCAACTAGAAATTAGTAAAGAGTTAGCAGACATTGGAGCGATCGCAACTATCGAAACTGGATTGACCCTGCGGCGCAAGTTTGAGACTACAGTAAATGGCACGGATATTCAAAAACAATTTGGCAATGTCGTCGAGCATTTTGGCTACGCCGATGGTGTAAGCCAACCCGCCTTTTTGAAAAAGCAGCTTGAAGGAGTCAGCAAGAAATACTGGCAAAATCCTGGAGCGCCGCTTAAACTGGTGTTGATTGACGATCCCAATGGTACGCCATCGGTAAGTTTTGGTAGCTTTTTAGTTTTCCGCAAACTCGAACAAAATGTCAAAGGGTTTAAGACCGCCGAAGCCAAACTCGCCCTTAGTCTAGGCTTACCAAAGGAACTAGGCGGAGCAATGGCTGTCGGGCGTTATGAAGATGGGACACCTCTAGTTTTGCAACCCGGTGATGGTGGTTGGGCAGAATCTACCAACCCCACTATTCCTAATGATTTCAACTATAGTGGCGATCCCGATGCTCTCAAATGTCCTTTCCATGCCCATATCCGCAAGAGCAATCCCCGATTAGAATCGGTAGGATCTTTTGCCGAAAGTAACGAAGTAGAACTGGGACATCGGATTGCTCGTCGGGGGATTACCTACGGCGGACCCTTAAGTACAAGCTCCGATCTTGAGGAGCTACCAACGGGCGGTGTAGGGCTACTATTTATGTGCTATCAGTCCGATATTTGGGAACAGTTTGAGTTTATTCAACGCTTGTGGTGCAATAATCCTAATTTTCTCGAACCAGGAAAATCTGACATTACCAGTACGCCAGCTAATCCCAACTACGACAAAACTGGGCTTGATGCCGTGATTGGACAACAGCAGGGCGAAAAGTTCGATCCAGTAATTGGTGAAGCACCGCGATCGCCCCAAAACTGGCCCAAAGAATGGGGAAAACCAACCCATAAGCCAACCATTGAACCAGAAAATCAATTTGGTCAATTTGTAACCCTCAAAGGTGGCGAATACTTCTTTTCTCCTTCAATTACATTTTTGAAAACCTTACCAAGTTTGACCTTTGAGGAAGAACCGTCAGAAATAGATTGTTGA